In the genome of Rhodamnia argentea isolate NSW1041297 chromosome 3, ASM2092103v1, whole genome shotgun sequence, one region contains:
- the LOC115728737 gene encoding TMV resistance protein N-like: MASSSKPERTYHVFFSFRGEDVRNNFLGHLYGALDQKGIYTYVDSEELRKGEQIAPGLMKAIEESHIAIIIFSDDYASSWWCLEEAAKIMDCKEERDLMVFPLFYKVDPREVRTPRERYRKAMVKHESKFGKDSEKVKRWEKALSDAGSLSGWHLTLG, translated from the coding sequence atggcttcttcatcgaaaccCGAAAGGACATATCATGTGTTCTTTAGCTTCAGAGGTGAGGACGTCCGGAACAACTTCCTCGGTCATCTATACGGGGCTCTTGACCAGAAAGGAATCTACACTTATGTGGATAGCGAGGAGCTTAGGAAAGGAGAGCAGATAGCGCCGGGGCTTATGAAGGCGATCGAGGAATCGCATATCGCGATCATCATTTTCTCCGATGATTACGCTTCCTCATGGTGGTGTTTAGAAGAGGCGGCGAAAATCATGGACTGTAAGGAAGAAAGAGATCTCATGGTCTTTCCCTTATTTTACAAAGTGGATCCAAGAGAGGTGAGGACACCAAGAGAGAGGTACAGAAAAGCAATGGTTAAGCATGAGTCCAAGTTCGGGAAGGATTcagagaaagtgaagagatgggAGAAAGCTCTTTCCGATGCTGGTAGCTTGTCCGGGTGGCATTTGACATTGGGGTAA